The following proteins are co-located in the Trichormus variabilis 0441 genome:
- a CDS encoding J domain-containing protein yields the protein MSNDKPRDGLQLDISHAYEILGLKPGASQVEVKQAYRKLVKIWHPDRFVDDEQKQQAETKIKQINAAYNRVKSVKLTVEQPASATPPPKKPVKASVNRWGAETFYNWGVESVDKKEYEEAIAYFTQAIRLNPSYIAAYKYRGFICSQLGYEYRASSDLNKAAQLEGKIPKATYVSSPRYKTKPKSLLARLCQKIKRLLKLK from the coding sequence ATGTCTAACGACAAGCCGCGAGATGGTTTACAACTTGATATCAGTCATGCTTATGAAATTCTCGGTTTAAAACCTGGTGCATCACAAGTAGAAGTAAAGCAAGCCTATAGAAAGCTAGTTAAAATTTGGCATCCCGATCGCTTTGTTGATGACGAGCAAAAACAGCAAGCCGAGACAAAAATTAAACAAATTAACGCCGCTTACAACAGAGTTAAATCTGTAAAACTAACTGTTGAGCAGCCAGCTTCAGCTACGCCTCCACCAAAAAAGCCTGTGAAAGCATCGGTTAATCGTTGGGGTGCAGAGACTTTTTACAACTGGGGTGTGGAAAGTGTGGACAAAAAAGAATATGAAGAAGCGATCGCCTATTTTACCCAAGCAATTCGCCTCAACCCCAGCTACATTGCAGCCTACAAATACCGAGGATTCATTTGCTCTCAATTGGGTTATGAATATAGAGCGAGTTCCGATTTAAATAAAGCCGCACAGTTGGAAGGGAAAATTCCCAAAGCCACTTATGTATCATCACCAAGATATAAGACCAAGCCTAAATCTCTGCTCGCAAGATTATGCCAGAAAATCAAAAGACTACTAAAGCTTAAATAG
- a CDS encoding beta-ketoacyl-ACP synthase 3, whose protein sequence is MQNLGIAITGSGSAAPETSLHNEELSQLVETSDEWISTRTGIRQRRLALPTESLSSLAAAASRQAIASAGITASDIDLILLATSTPDDLFGTATKIQAELGATKAVAFDLTAACSGFVFGLVTAAQFIRTGVYQNVLLIGADILSRWVDWQDRRTCVLFGDGAGAIVLQSNQSDRLLGFALKSDGTQNHYLNLAYQGTAQEILPNIKITQGTYQPVTMNGKEVYRFAAQKVPEIIDKALFEANITVDQIDWLLLHQANQRILDTVAQRLNIPAHKVISNLANYGNTSAASIPLALDEAVREGKIKPNDIIATSGFGAGLTWGAAIFQWGR, encoded by the coding sequence GTGCAAAACTTAGGCATCGCAATTACCGGAAGTGGTTCAGCAGCACCTGAAACTTCCCTTCACAACGAAGAATTAAGCCAACTGGTAGAGACATCAGACGAGTGGATAAGTACCAGAACGGGAATCCGCCAACGGCGTTTAGCCCTACCGACTGAATCATTAAGCAGTCTGGCGGCGGCAGCTAGTAGACAGGCGATCGCCTCGGCTGGAATTACAGCATCCGATATAGATTTGATTTTACTGGCAACTTCCACACCTGACGATCTGTTCGGTACTGCTACTAAAATCCAAGCTGAATTGGGAGCTACTAAAGCCGTAGCTTTTGATTTAACAGCAGCCTGTTCCGGCTTCGTCTTTGGTCTAGTCACAGCAGCCCAATTTATCAGAACTGGCGTATATCAGAATGTACTGTTGATCGGGGCTGATATCCTCTCCCGTTGGGTAGATTGGCAAGACAGACGTACTTGCGTGCTATTTGGTGACGGTGCTGGGGCTATTGTATTGCAGTCCAACCAAAGCGATCGCTTATTAGGATTTGCCCTCAAAAGTGATGGGACACAAAACCATTATCTCAACCTAGCTTATCAAGGCACTGCCCAAGAAATTCTCCCCAACATCAAGATCACTCAAGGCACATATCAACCCGTAACCATGAACGGCAAAGAAGTTTACCGCTTTGCTGCTCAAAAAGTCCCAGAAATCATTGATAAAGCTTTATTTGAAGCCAATATTACTGTTGACCAAATCGATTGGCTACTACTACATCAAGCAAATCAACGCATTCTTGATACTGTAGCTCAACGCCTAAATATTCCTGCACACAAAGTGATTAGTAATCTTGCTAATTACGGCAATACCTCCGCCGCATCCATCCCCCTAGCCCTAGATGAAGCCGTGCGAGAAGGTAAAATAAAACCCAACGATATCATTGCTACATCCGGCTTTGGAGCCGGTCTAACATGGGGTGCAGCAATTTTCCAATGGGGAAGATAA
- a CDS encoding alpha/beta fold hydrolase, with protein sequence MPDVELKPCFLTPRRVRPEYPLFVYLPGMDGTGQLLRSQTAGLEIGFDVRCLAIPRQDLTSWDVLTNNVLDLIHAELEKSSQRAVYLCGESFGGCLAMKVAIKSPHLFKRLILINSASAFKLRPWLDGLSQLVQLVPECLYDVGALGLLPFLASLQRISRNIRQELLKTMRYVPPETVLWRLSLLREFDVSDEQLRSLTQATLLIAGGSDRLLPSVSEATRLANIISHSQKVILPNSGHACLLEQDVNLYEILQVNNFLEIKSPKISHLKIPQQKI encoded by the coding sequence ATGCCAGACGTTGAACTAAAGCCGTGTTTCCTAACTCCTAGACGAGTACGACCTGAGTATCCGTTGTTCGTCTATTTGCCGGGAATGGATGGAACTGGTCAATTATTGCGATCGCAAACGGCGGGGTTAGAAATTGGCTTTGATGTCCGTTGTTTGGCGATCCCCCGCCAAGACCTCACTAGCTGGGATGTCCTCACTAATAACGTCCTAGACTTAATTCATGCAGAATTAGAAAAAAGTTCCCAAAGAGCAGTCTACTTGTGTGGTGAGTCTTTCGGGGGTTGTTTGGCGATGAAAGTAGCCATTAAATCGCCCCACTTATTTAAACGTCTAATTCTGATTAATTCGGCCTCAGCTTTTAAGCTACGTCCTTGGTTGGATGGGCTGTCTCAACTGGTGCAATTAGTCCCCGAATGCCTTTATGATGTGGGCGCATTAGGTTTATTACCATTTTTGGCATCCTTGCAGCGTATCTCTCGGAATATTCGCCAAGAACTGCTAAAAACTATGCGTTATGTTCCTCCAGAAACGGTGCTTTGGCGGTTATCTTTATTGCGAGAATTTGATGTCAGCGATGAGCAATTGCGTTCTCTGACTCAAGCAACATTGTTAATTGCTGGTGGCAGCGATCGCCTGTTACCATCTGTCAGTGAAGCTACGCGCCTAGCAAATATTATCTCTCATTCTCAGAAAGTGATTCTACCCAACAGTGGACACGCCTGTTTGCTAGAGCAAGATGTGAATCTCTATGAAATTCTCCAAGTTAATAACTTTTTAGAAATTAAAAGCCCCAAAATTTCTCATCTCAAAATTCCCCAACAAAAAATTTGA
- a CDS encoding lysophospholipid acyltransferase family protein, with product MSRTREPLISLALYHAFKWSVVSPMLHAYFRGRIYGVENVPQSGPVVVVSNHASYFDPPIVSNCVRRPVAYMAKQELFEIPVLAQAIKLYGAYPVSRGSADRNAIRAALEYLENGWAVGVFLEGTRTPDGRISDPKRGAALLAAKAKAPILPVCLWGSENILQKGSSVPRAVPLTVRIGNLIDTPSSTNKDELESITQKCAAAINQMHDLGR from the coding sequence ATGTCCCGAACCCGCGAACCATTGATTAGTCTGGCACTTTACCATGCCTTCAAGTGGTCAGTTGTTAGTCCGATGTTACACGCTTACTTTCGGGGTCGGATTTATGGTGTGGAAAATGTCCCCCAATCAGGCCCTGTAGTAGTTGTGAGTAATCATGCTAGTTATTTTGATCCGCCCATCGTCTCTAATTGTGTGCGTCGTCCAGTGGCATACATGGCGAAGCAAGAATTATTTGAAATCCCTGTTTTAGCCCAGGCGATTAAATTATATGGTGCTTACCCAGTTAGTAGGGGAAGTGCCGATCGCAATGCCATTCGTGCAGCTCTAGAATATCTGGAAAATGGCTGGGCTGTTGGTGTATTCCTGGAAGGTACTCGCACCCCTGATGGTCGTATTAGTGACCCCAAAAGAGGCGCAGCGCTACTAGCAGCTAAAGCAAAAGCGCCGATATTACCTGTATGTTTGTGGGGTTCGGAGAATATTTTACAAAAAGGTTCCTCGGTACCTCGTGCAGTGCCTCTAACAGTGAGAATTGGTAATTTAATTGATACTCCCAGTTCTACTAATAAAGACGAGTTAGAGTCAATAACACAAAAGTGTGCCGCAGCCATTAATCAAATGCACGATTTAGGGCGCTAA
- a CDS encoding YdcF family protein, producing the protein MWFGYQEAKNAYTQPQAVIVLGGSTRNLEREKFTASFARQHPNLPIWISGGSPPVYTKRVFKKAGIDTKRLHLDYEAVDTVTNFTTLIDELQSRGIKSVYLITSDFHMRRACIIGEIVLGSRGITFKPISVPSENSPEPIEKSLRDGARALLWVATGYTGADEKHKR; encoded by the coding sequence ATGTGGTTTGGATACCAAGAAGCTAAAAACGCCTACACACAACCCCAAGCCGTAATAGTTTTAGGTGGTTCGACTAGAAATCTAGAAAGAGAAAAGTTTACTGCTAGTTTTGCTCGTCAGCACCCAAATCTACCAATTTGGATTTCTGGAGGTAGTCCACCTGTCTACACTAAACGGGTATTTAAGAAAGCTGGTATAGATACCAAGCGATTACATCTAGACTATGAAGCGGTAGACACTGTAACAAATTTTACTACATTAATTGACGAGTTACAATCTCGTGGTATCAAAAGCGTTTATTTAATTACGTCTGATTTCCATATGCGCCGCGCCTGTATCATTGGCGAAATAGTTTTAGGTAGTCGCGGAATTACCTTTAAACCAATCTCAGTTCCTTCAGAAAACTCTCCTGAACCAATTGAAAAATCTTTGCGTGATGGGGCCAGGGCTTTATTATGGGTGGCTACTGGTTATACGGGTGCGGATGAGAAACATAAGCGTTAA
- a CDS encoding AI-2E family transporter, translated as MSGIEAKNLWHRLNNLALVRFLLLVAAGWAIVQLLAYFETVIVIFTFAAILAFLLSYPVQWLRRFLPHNIAVVVIFLISIVILGGLLITVGIAILSQGQQLIDSISAFLTSLLPFLERVEGLLRNRNLQIDLSVIQEQLRTQAVSTLVTSLAIVQQFLTNFVTFILIAVVAFFMLLDGEKLWNFTLKIIPQKRRIRFTNIMRRSFLGFFRGQLLLCLFLTSSTFIIFLLLQVPFALILSVIVGILDIIPGIGATLGVGTITLIVLSQDVWLALKVLVACVVLQQIQDNLISPRIMQGALNLNPVVVFFALLVGARVAGLLGVFISIPITGVIVSLFEIDEMKSEV; from the coding sequence ATGAGCGGTATTGAAGCCAAAAACCTGTGGCATCGATTAAATAATTTGGCACTAGTCCGCTTTTTGCTGTTAGTTGCGGCTGGTTGGGCTATCGTACAGCTTCTGGCTTACTTTGAGACAGTAATTGTCATTTTTACGTTTGCAGCTATTTTGGCTTTTTTACTGAGCTACCCTGTACAATGGCTACGCCGTTTTCTCCCCCACAACATTGCAGTTGTTGTAATTTTCCTAATCAGCATAGTGATTTTAGGAGGATTACTGATTACTGTCGGTATAGCAATTTTATCCCAGGGTCAACAATTAATTGACAGCATATCTGCTTTCTTAACTTCTTTGTTACCTTTTTTGGAAAGAGTAGAGGGTTTATTACGTAACCGCAATCTACAAATAGATTTAAGTGTAATTCAAGAACAATTGCGAACCCAAGCTGTATCAACACTAGTTACGAGTTTGGCAATTGTGCAACAATTTCTCACTAATTTTGTGACATTTATTTTAATTGCCGTCGTAGCTTTTTTCATGTTGCTAGACGGTGAAAAGCTTTGGAACTTTACTCTCAAAATAATCCCGCAAAAACGCCGCATTAGATTTACAAATATTATGCGACGCAGTTTTCTAGGATTTTTTCGCGGTCAGTTATTATTGTGCTTATTCTTAACAAGTTCAACATTCATTATTTTCTTATTATTACAAGTACCTTTTGCTTTAATACTGTCCGTAATAGTGGGAATACTAGATATCATTCCCGGTATTGGAGCTACTCTAGGTGTGGGAACAATTACTTTAATTGTCTTATCTCAAGATGTTTGGTTAGCATTAAAAGTATTAGTTGCTTGTGTAGTCCTCCAGCAAATTCAAGATAATTTAATTTCTCCTCGCATTATGCAAGGAGCGCTAAATCTCAATCCGGTAGTAGTATTTTTTGCTTTATTAGTAGGTGCTAGAGTCGCAGGGCTATTGGGTGTTTTTATCTCTATCCCAATCACGGGAGTTATTGTATCTTTATTTGAAATTGATGAGATGAAATCTGAAGTTTAG
- the plsX gene encoding phosphate acyltransferase PlsX: MGSTCVRIAIDAMGGDHAPNEIVAGAVRASEELGVKVLLVGDPQQIASALPPKTNLERVEIVPAEEAIAMDEEPLNAVRRKRKASINVAMDLVKREQADAIFSAGHSGAAMASALLRLGRLPGVDRPAIGTVFPTIKAGKPVLILDVGANVDCRPKFLEQFAVIGSIYSQYVLGTGEPPKVGLLNIGEEDTKGNELALRTHQLLKDNPNINFIGNAEGRDVLSGEFDVIVCDGFVGNILLKFAEAIGGVILQILREELPQGLHGQIGTAILKPNLTRIKQRMDHAEHGGALLLGVSGVCLIGHGSSQAPSVFNAIRMAKEAVDNQVMQQLQSQYEILHSASD; encoded by the coding sequence ATGGGATCGACTTGCGTACGGATAGCAATTGACGCAATGGGAGGGGATCACGCACCCAATGAAATCGTAGCTGGCGCTGTGCGAGCAAGCGAAGAATTGGGTGTGAAAGTACTATTGGTGGGTGATCCCCAACAAATTGCATCTGCCTTGCCACCAAAAACTAATTTGGAGCGGGTGGAGATCGTTCCTGCTGAGGAAGCGATCGCAATGGATGAGGAGCCTTTGAACGCGGTAAGACGCAAGCGCAAGGCTTCTATTAATGTGGCGATGGATTTAGTCAAGCGAGAACAGGCGGATGCCATATTCTCGGCTGGCCATTCTGGCGCAGCTATGGCATCAGCTTTACTCCGCTTGGGACGATTACCAGGAGTTGACCGCCCCGCAATTGGTACAGTGTTTCCCACCATCAAAGCTGGCAAACCTGTACTGATATTAGATGTGGGAGCTAATGTAGACTGCCGTCCTAAGTTTTTAGAGCAGTTTGCTGTGATTGGGTCAATTTACAGCCAGTATGTCTTAGGGACAGGGGAACCACCCAAGGTGGGTTTGTTGAATATTGGCGAGGAAGATACCAAAGGTAACGAATTAGCCTTACGTACTCACCAACTATTGAAGGACAACCCCAACATCAATTTTATTGGTAATGCCGAAGGGCGAGATGTACTTTCCGGCGAATTTGACGTGATTGTGTGTGATGGCTTTGTCGGCAATATTTTACTCAAATTTGCGGAGGCGATCGGCGGAGTAATTCTGCAAATCCTCCGGGAAGAATTGCCCCAAGGCTTACACGGTCAAATCGGTACAGCCATTTTAAAACCCAACCTGACGCGCATTAAGCAGCGCATGGATCACGCAGAACACGGTGGTGCTTTGCTGTTAGGGGTATCAGGTGTTTGTCTAATTGGTCACGGTAGCTCTCAAGCGCCTTCAGTATTTAATGCCATTCGTATGGCAAAAGAAGCTGTAGATAATCAAGTGATGCAACAACTGCAATCCCAATATGAAATTCTACACAGCGCCAGCGATTAG
- a CDS encoding leucyl aminopeptidase: MAIQLSDKPLLEWAGDTLAIALFEDAVELTGELASLDEKFAGILKELIAEEEFTGKANSTVFTRVSANIPVRKIILVGLGKTEAFNIDTLRRAAAAVGKVGKKQKSKVIGLSFPLWNNDPTASSQAIAEGVQLALYQDNRFKSDPDDKGSQVETVELLGFAGQEAAINRANQIVSGVILARQLVAAPANSVTPITMAETAQQIAQDYGLQIEILEQEDCEKLGMGAFLGVALASDLPPKFIHLTYKPESTPKRKLAIVGKGLTFDSGGLNIKGAGSGIETMKIDMGGAAATLGAAKAIAQIKPNVEVHFISAVTENMISGKAMHPGDILTASNGKTIEVNNTDAEGRLTLADALVYTDKLGLDAIVDLATLTGANVIALGDDIAGLYTPDDALAGQLEQAASESGEKIWRMPLEEKYFEGLKSGIADMKNTGPRPGGSITAALFLKQFVKDTPWAHLDIAGPVWADKENGYNGPGATGYGVRLLVDWVLSE; this comes from the coding sequence ATGGCAATTCAACTGAGTGATAAGCCTCTACTAGAATGGGCAGGCGATACTTTGGCGATCGCATTATTTGAAGATGCAGTCGAGTTAACTGGTGAACTAGCGAGTTTAGATGAAAAGTTTGCTGGTATTTTAAAAGAACTAATTGCCGAAGAAGAATTTACAGGCAAAGCCAACAGCACGGTTTTTACTCGTGTGAGTGCTAATATCCCAGTCCGGAAAATAATTTTGGTGGGTTTAGGCAAAACTGAAGCCTTCAACATAGATACCTTAAGACGTGCGGCGGCGGCTGTAGGTAAAGTAGGCAAAAAACAAAAAAGCAAAGTTATCGGACTGAGTTTTCCCTTGTGGAATAATGACCCTACAGCCTCATCCCAAGCAATTGCTGAAGGTGTGCAGTTAGCGCTCTATCAAGATAATCGTTTTAAATCAGACCCAGACGATAAAGGTTCCCAAGTCGAAACAGTAGAATTACTTGGTTTTGCCGGACAAGAAGCAGCAATTAACCGAGCAAATCAAATCGTCTCTGGGGTAATCTTGGCTCGCCAATTGGTAGCAGCACCAGCCAATAGCGTCACACCAATTACAATGGCAGAAACGGCTCAACAGATTGCCCAAGATTATGGTTTACAAATAGAAATTTTAGAGCAGGAAGATTGTGAAAAACTAGGCATGGGTGCATTTTTAGGAGTTGCCCTCGCCTCAGATTTACCGCCTAAATTTATTCACTTAACCTACAAACCAGAAAGCACACCCAAGCGGAAACTAGCAATTGTTGGTAAAGGTTTAACCTTCGATTCTGGTGGACTCAATATTAAAGGCGCTGGTAGTGGTATTGAAACCATGAAAATTGATATGGGAGGTGCAGCCGCTACCTTAGGTGCAGCCAAAGCCATTGCCCAAATCAAGCCAAATGTAGAAGTTCACTTCATCTCAGCCGTAACCGAAAACATGATTAGCGGTAAGGCTATGCACCCAGGAGACATCCTGACAGCATCCAATGGCAAAACCATCGAAGTGAACAACACCGATGCCGAAGGGCGCTTAACTCTAGCAGATGCCCTAGTCTATACCGATAAATTGGGATTAGATGCGATCGTTGATTTAGCCACCCTCACCGGTGCCAATGTCATTGCCTTAGGTGATGACATTGCTGGTTTGTATACTCCCGATGATGCCTTAGCCGGGCAACTAGAGCAAGCGGCTAGCGAATCTGGTGAAAAGATTTGGCGGATGCCATTAGAAGAAAAATATTTTGAAGGACTAAAATCTGGCATTGCCGACATGAAAAACACCGGGCCTCGTCCTGGTGGTTCCATCACGGCTGCTTTGTTCCTCAAGCAGTTTGTCAAAGATACCCCGTGGGCGCACTTAGACATTGCCGGGCCAGTTTGGGCAGACAAAGAAAACGGCTATAACGGCCCAGGTGCAACTGGTTATGGCGTAAGGTTGTTGGTTGATTGGGTATTGAGTGAATAG
- a CDS encoding DUF2288 domain-containing protein, with protein sequence MSDLRTELSETIDESEWEWLIPHAQRDAVILVSLDLNLLDVGEAIASDNIPSVQRWIDEQLISKPSPEQLGEWNINQQKRFNTLIIQPYVLIQEIAV encoded by the coding sequence ATGTCAGATTTAAGAACAGAGTTATCAGAAACTATAGATGAATCAGAGTGGGAATGGCTAATTCCTCATGCACAGAGAGACGCGGTGATTTTAGTATCACTAGACTTGAACTTGCTGGATGTGGGAGAGGCGATCGCTAGTGATAATATACCTTCAGTTCAACGATGGATTGATGAGCAATTAATTAGTAAACCGTCTCCTGAGCAACTGGGAGAATGGAACATCAATCAGCAAAAAAGATTTAACACCCTGATAATACAGCCCTATGTTTTGATACAGGAAATAGCAGTATAG
- a CDS encoding metallophosphoesterase codes for MHWFFTGRLSVDKITVKIANLSPSLQGIKLVQLSDFHYDGLRLSEEMLEEAIAVTNEAEPDLILLTGDYVTDDPTPINQLALRLKYLQSRYGIFAVLGNHDIHYSHSQTLITKALTSIGVNVLWNEIAYPLGHELPIVGLADYWSKEFHPASVMNKLDPTTPRIVLSHNPDTAKILEQWRVDLQLSGHTHGGHIVLPGIGPVVYHYKKLLKKAPRKLRRWVPFLLGDCSKVVRYWEWAQGFHQVTNNQLYVNRGLGTYRPGRLFCPPEVTVITLT; via the coding sequence ATGCACTGGTTTTTTACAGGACGTTTAAGCGTAGATAAAATAACGGTTAAGATTGCTAATCTTTCACCAAGTTTACAAGGTATAAAGCTAGTACAGTTGTCGGATTTTCATTATGATGGTTTGCGGCTATCAGAAGAAATGTTAGAGGAGGCGATCGCAGTTACTAACGAAGCTGAACCAGACTTAATACTATTAACTGGTGACTATGTGACCGATGATCCTACACCAATTAACCAACTCGCATTAAGACTTAAATACTTACAAAGTCGTTATGGTATTTTTGCTGTACTAGGCAACCATGATATTCACTACAGTCACTCTCAAACTTTAATAACAAAAGCTTTAACAAGTATTGGCGTTAATGTTCTGTGGAATGAAATTGCTTATCCTTTGGGACATGAATTACCAATAGTCGGACTGGCTGACTATTGGTCAAAAGAATTTCATCCTGCATCGGTTATGAACAAACTCGATCCAACTACGCCCCGGATTGTTTTATCTCATAACCCAGATACTGCGAAAATATTGGAACAATGGCGAGTTGATTTACAACTATCTGGTCATACTCATGGTGGACATATAGTTCTTCCTGGTATTGGCCCTGTTGTTTATCATTATAAAAAGCTTCTCAAAAAAGCCCCCCGAAAACTGCGGCGTTGGGTACCATTTTTACTAGGAGACTGCTCAAAAGTTGTACGCTATTGGGAATGGGCGCAGGGATTTCATCAAGTAACAAACAACCAACTATATGTTAATCGTGGACTAGGAACTTATCGTCCTGGGCGCTTATTTTGTCCGCCAGAAGTGACTGTAATTACCTTAACTTAG
- the fabD gene encoding ACP S-malonyltransferase — translation MTKTAWVFPGQGSQALGMGTDLLDIPTAKEKFAQAEAILGWSVSEICQNEEKLSQTLYTQPSLYVVESILADLTKERGHQPDLVAGHSLGEYIALYVAGVFEWSAGLKLVKRRAELMDSAAGGMMAAMMNFDREQLETVIAQTPDVVLANDNSPAQVVISGTPEAVQTVMSQVKAKRAVPLKVSGAFHSHLMNTAAVEFQEILETVEFQQANVPVLSNVEPVPAVDATILKQRLSQQMTGSVRWREISLTLPVNGIEKVVEIGPGNVLTGLIKRTTANLILKNIRNAAELLN, via the coding sequence ATGACAAAAACCGCATGGGTGTTCCCCGGACAAGGTTCTCAAGCACTGGGGATGGGAACAGACTTACTAGATATACCAACTGCCAAAGAAAAATTTGCTCAAGCTGAAGCAATCTTAGGTTGGTCTGTAAGCGAAATCTGCCAAAACGAAGAAAAATTATCACAGACACTCTACACCCAACCCAGTCTTTATGTAGTAGAGAGTATCCTTGCAGACCTGACAAAAGAACGGGGACACCAGCCAGATTTAGTTGCTGGTCATAGTTTAGGAGAATACATCGCACTTTATGTTGCTGGCGTTTTTGAGTGGTCGGCTGGTTTAAAACTAGTCAAGCGACGAGCTGAACTCATGGATAGCGCCGCAGGCGGCATGATGGCGGCTATGATGAATTTTGACCGCGAACAGTTAGAAACAGTAATTGCCCAGACTCCTGATGTGGTGCTAGCAAACGATAATAGTCCAGCGCAAGTTGTCATATCCGGTACTCCAGAAGCTGTGCAGACAGTGATGTCCCAAGTCAAAGCCAAGCGTGCTGTCCCGTTGAAAGTTTCGGGTGCATTTCATTCACACCTGATGAATACAGCTGCTGTGGAGTTCCAAGAAATTCTGGAAACTGTAGAATTTCAACAGGCTAATGTACCCGTATTATCGAATGTCGAGCCAGTGCCAGCAGTTGATGCCACAATTTTAAAACAACGCCTCAGCCAACAAATGACTGGTTCAGTGCGCTGGCGAGAAATTTCTTTAACATTACCAGTCAACGGCATTGAGAAAGTTGTGGAAATCGGCCCCGGCAATGTACTAACAGGTTTGATTAAACGCACTACTGCTAATTTAATTTTAAAAAACATCCGCAACGCTGCGGAACTACTAAATTAG
- a CDS encoding tocopherol cyclase family protein, with translation MFKTLQTPHSGYHWDGSSRRFFEGWYYRVTLPDCGQTFAFMYSIEDPIGGKPYSGGAAQVLGADDEYICRTFPNVNKFWASSDVLALGHWGETNLNTKPIYLLPAEFERHVQQGYQATATLNQGVITDPATGNYCRWRYEIQPIYGWGNQNSIQQSTAGWLSFLQIFEPGWQILMAHGLATGWIDWNGKIYQFQNAPAYGEKNWGGAFPEKWFWLNCNSFDGEPDLALTAGGGRRGVLWWMESVAMIGLHYQGKFYEFVPWNSKVEWNIQPWGRWQMKAKNSDYEVELTGTTHLPGTDLRAPTVQGLQYCCRDTMQGKLNVELRQIRGKNPLVILKAHSYLCGLEIGGDSWSNSWQSS, from the coding sequence ATGTTCAAAACTCTGCAAACTCCCCATAGCGGATACCATTGGGACGGTAGTAGTCGCCGTTTCTTTGAAGGTTGGTATTACCGTGTAACTTTACCAGACTGTGGTCAAACCTTTGCTTTCATGTATTCCATCGAAGACCCTATTGGCGGTAAACCCTACAGTGGTGGTGCAGCTCAAGTCCTTGGTGCTGATGATGAATATATTTGTCGGACTTTTCCCAATGTCAACAAATTTTGGGCTAGCTCAGATGTTCTGGCTTTGGGTCATTGGGGCGAAACAAACCTCAACACCAAACCTATTTATTTGTTACCAGCAGAGTTTGAACGCCATGTACAGCAAGGATACCAAGCTACAGCCACCCTCAATCAAGGCGTAATCACTGACCCTGCTACAGGTAACTATTGCCGTTGGCGTTACGAAATTCAACCGATATACGGCTGGGGAAATCAAAATAGTATCCAGCAATCGACGGCTGGGTGGCTGTCCTTTTTACAGATTTTTGAACCAGGATGGCAAATTTTGATGGCTCATGGCTTGGCTACCGGCTGGATTGATTGGAATGGCAAAATCTACCAATTCCAGAATGCGCCAGCTTACGGGGAAAAAAATTGGGGTGGTGCTTTTCCGGAAAAATGGTTTTGGCTTAACTGCAACAGCTTTGATGGCGAACCTGACTTAGCTTTAACTGCTGGTGGTGGTAGACGCGGTGTACTGTGGTGGATGGAATCTGTAGCCATGATTGGGTTACATTATCAAGGCAAATTTTACGAATTCGTTCCTTGGAACTCGAAAGTAGAGTGGAATATTCAGCCTTGGGGTAGATGGCAAATGAAAGCGAAAAACTCAGATTATGAGGTTGAATTAACAGGAACTACCCATCTACCGGGTACAGACCTACGTGCGCCTACAGTCCAGGGTTTGCAATACTGCTGTCGAGACACTATGCAAGGAAAACTGAATGTAGAGTTACGACAAATCCGAGGGAAAAATCCTCTGGTCATCCTGAAAGCACACAGTTATCTTTGTGGTTTAGAAATAGGTGGTGATTCTTGGAGCAATTCTTGGCAGTCTAGTTAA